The following are encoded together in the Pseudomonas sp. IB20 genome:
- the xylB gene encoding xylulokinase translates to MTQQNLYLGIDCGTQGTKAIVLDATRGKVLGLGAAAHTLISGANGRREQHTQEWLDAFTEATHRALQQAGVDGQDILGIGVSGQQHGLVLLDDQGQVLRPAKLWCDTETAPENERLLAYLGGERGSLERLGVAIAPGYTVSKLLWTREQHPDVFARIAHILLPHDYLNYWLTGRAVAEYGDASGTGYFNVRTREWDVALLQHIDSSGRLEAALPELIEANQSVGTILPAIAERLGINPNARVSSGGGDNMMGAIGTGNIAPGVITMSLGSSGTVYAFAEQPNVSPQASVATFCSSSGGWLPLICTMNLTNATGVIRELFDLDLATFNALVAEAPIGADGVSMLPFLNGERVPALPHATGSVHGLTMTNLTRANLCRAVVEGTTFGLRYGLDLLRQTGLQSHSIRLIGGGSKSPVWRQMVADIMNTEVICTEQSEAAALGAAIQAVWSQSGEPLASVCDKCVSVDPASRTLPVAANVSAYQQAYARYQQLVATL, encoded by the coding sequence ATGACCCAGCAAAACCTTTACCTCGGCATCGACTGCGGCACCCAGGGCACCAAAGCCATCGTCCTCGACGCCACCCGCGGCAAGGTACTCGGCCTGGGCGCCGCGGCGCATACGCTCATCAGCGGCGCTAATGGCCGGCGCGAGCAGCACACCCAGGAATGGCTGGACGCCTTCACGGAAGCCACCCACCGCGCCTTGCAACAGGCCGGTGTGGACGGCCAGGACATCCTCGGCATCGGTGTTTCCGGCCAGCAACATGGCCTGGTTTTACTCGATGACCAAGGCCAGGTACTGCGCCCGGCCAAGCTGTGGTGCGACACCGAAACCGCACCGGAAAACGAGCGCCTGCTAGCGTATTTGGGCGGTGAACGCGGCTCGCTGGAACGCCTCGGCGTGGCCATCGCCCCCGGTTACACGGTATCCAAATTGCTCTGGACCCGCGAGCAGCACCCGGACGTGTTCGCGCGCATCGCGCATATTTTATTGCCCCACGACTACCTCAACTATTGGCTCACCGGGCGTGCCGTCGCGGAATACGGCGATGCCTCGGGCACCGGCTATTTCAACGTGCGCACGCGTGAATGGGACGTGGCGCTGCTCCAGCACATCGACTCCAGCGGCCGCCTGGAAGCTGCCTTGCCTGAGCTGATCGAGGCGAATCAAAGCGTGGGCACGATCCTGCCAGCCATCGCCGAACGCCTGGGCATCAACCCCAACGCGCGCGTTTCCAGCGGCGGCGGCGACAACATGATGGGCGCGATCGGCACCGGCAATATCGCCCCCGGCGTGATCACCATGAGCCTGGGTTCGTCCGGCACCGTGTACGCCTTTGCCGAGCAACCGAATGTGAGCCCGCAAGCGTCGGTGGCGACCTTTTGCTCCTCCAGCGGCGGCTGGTTGCCGTTGATCTGCACGATGAACCTGACCAACGCCACCGGGGTGATTCGCGAACTGTTCGACCTCGACCTGGCCACCTTCAACGCCTTGGTCGCCGAGGCGCCGATTGGCGCTGACGGCGTGAGCATGCTGCCCTTCCTCAACGGCGAGCGCGTGCCCGCCCTGCCCCACGCCACCGGCAGCGTGCACGGCCTGACCATGACCAACCTGACCCGCGCCAACCTGTGCCGCGCGGTGGTCGAAGGCACCACTTTCGGCCTGCGTTATGGCCTCGACCTGCTGCGCCAGACCGGCCTGCAAAGCCACAGCATCCGCCTGATCGGCGGCGGCTCGAAAAGCCCGGTGTGGCGGCAGATGGTTGCCGATATCATGAACACCGAAGTGATCTGCACCGAACAAAGCGAAGCCGCCGCCCTGGGCGCGGCGATCCAGGCGGTGTGGAGCCAGTCCGGCGAACCCTTGGCCAGCGTGTGCGACAAATGCGTGAGCGTCGACCCGGCCAGCCGCACGCTGCCGGTGGCGGCCAATGTCAGCGCCTATCAACAGGCCTACGCGCGCTATCAACAACTCGTGGCAACCCTTTAA